CGGAACCCCGTGATGTTCGTCGTGGAGATCGGCAGCGTGCTCACGACGATCCTGTTCTTCCAAGCACTCGGCGGGAAGGGCGAGGCGCCCGCGCCGTTCATCGGCAGCGTCGCGATCTGGCTGTGGTTCACCGTGGTCTTCGCGAACTTCGCGGAGGCGCTGGCGGAGGGCCGCGGCAAGGCGCAGGCGGAGGCGCTGCGGCGGGCGCGGCGCACCATCTCCGCCAGGCGGCTCGTGCGGCCGGAGCGGACCGCGCCGTCGGAAACCGTGCCGTCCACCGCGTTGCGGAAGGGCGACGTCGTGCTGGTCCAGGCGGGTGAAGCGATTCCCGCAGACGGCGAGGTCATCGAAGGGATCGCGTCCGTGGACGAGAGCGCCGTGACGGGTGAGAGCGCCCCGGTGATCCGCGAATCGGGCGGCGACCGGAGCGCGGTCACCGGGAGCACCGTGGTGCTGTCCGACTGGCTGCTGATCCGCATCACCGCGAACCCGGGCGAGGGCTTCATCGACCGCATGATCGCGCTGATCGAGGGGGCGCGCCGGCAGAAGACGCCGAACGAGATCGCGCTCAACATCCTGCTCGTCGGCTTCACGATCCTGTTCCTGCTGGTCTGCGCAACGCTCTACCCGTACTCCGTCTTCAGCGTCGGCGTCGCCGGCCGCGGCACCCCGGTGTCGATCACGGTGCTCGTAGCCCTCTTGGTGTGCCTGATCCCGACGACGATCGGCGGCCTCCTGAGCGCGATCGGCATCGCGGGCATGGACCGGATGATCAAGCGGAACGTGATTGCGCTGTCGGGGCGCGCCGTCGAGGCCGCCGGCGACGTGGACGTGCTGCTGCTCGACAAGACCGGCACGATCACGCTCGGCAACCGCCAGGCGGTGGAGTTCATTCCGGTCGAGGGCGTGGATGCGCGGCAACTGGCCGAGACGGCGCAGCTCGCGTCGCTGGCCGACGAGACGCCGGAGGGCCGCAGCATCGTGGTGCTCGCGAAGGAGCAGTACGCGATGCGGGGCCGCACGGTCGGCACCGGCACGGACGAGGCGCCGCACGGGGCCACGTTCGTGCCGTTCACGGCACAGACGCGGATGAGCGGGGTCGACTTCGACGGCCTGGTGATCCGGAAGGGCGCGGCGGCGGCGATCGTCGAGCACGTGCAGGCGCGCGGCGGCCGGATTCCCCAGGAGCTCTCGGCCATCGTCGACCGGATCGCCCGGGCAGGCGGCACGCCGCTCGTGGTGGCCCAGAACGAATCCGTGCTCGGCGTCATCTACCTGAAGGACATCGTGAAGGGCGGCATCAAGGAGCGGTTCCTGCAACTCCGTAAGATGGGCATCCGCACCGTCATGATCACCGGCGACAATCCGCTGACCGCCGCCGCGATCGCCGCGGAGGCCGGTGTCGACGACTTCCTCGCGCAGGCGAAGCCGGAGGACAAGCTCAAGCTGATCCGCGACTACCAAACCGGCGGCCGCCTCGTGGCGATGACCGGCGACGGCACGAACGACGCGCCCGCGCTGGCGCAGGCCGATGTGGCCGTGGCGATGAACACCGGGACGCAGCCGGCCCGCGAAGCCGCGAACATGATCGACCTCGACAGCAACCCGACCAAGCTGATCGAGGTCGTGGAGATCGGCAAGCAGCTCTTGATGACGCGCGGCGCGCTCACGACGTTCAGCATCGCGAACGACGTCGCGAAGTACTTCGCGATCATCCCGGCCGCGTTCGCGTCGACGTACCCGGCGCTCACGGCGTTGAACTTCATGCGCCTCAGCACGCCGGTGAACGCGATTTCGTCCGCGGTCATCTTCAACGCGCTCATCATCATCGCGCTCATCCCGCTCTCGCTGCGGGGCGTGAAGTACCGCCCGGCGAGCGCGGGCGAGATCCTGCGGGACAACTTGCTGCTCTATGGCGTCGGCGGCGTGATCGCGCCCTTCATCGGCATCAAGCTGATCGATGTCATCCTGGTGGCGCTGGGGCTTCGGTAGGATGCGCGCGCCGCGGGATCACCACGCCGTGGCCGGCACTCGAGCGGCGGTCACCCACCGCTCCTAAGGAGAGATGAATTATGCGTGCACAACTGCTTCCCGCAGTCATGCTGACCCTGATGCTCACGATCCTGACGGGGTTGTGCTACCCGCTCGCGATCACCGGGATCGCGCAGATCCTGTTCCCGCACCAGGCGAACGGGAGCCTGATCCTCGACAACGGCAAGGTCGTCGGGTCTGAGCTGATCGGCCAGCCGTTTACCGACCCGAGCCACTTCTGGAGCCGGCCGTCGGCGACGTCCCCGCAGGCGTACAACGCGGCGTCGTCCGGAGGCTCGAATCTCGGGCCGACGAACCAGGCGCTGATCGACCAGGTCAAGCAGAATGTGGCGGCGCTTCGCCAGGCGGATCCGGGCAACACCGCGCCCGTGCCGGTGGACCTCGTCACGAACTCCGCGAGCGGACTCGATCCCGACATCAGCGTCGCGGCAGCCCTCTACCAGGTGCCGCGCGTGGCTCGGGTCCACAAACTGCCCGTGGAGACGGTGCGCGCACTCGTGGTCAAGTACACCGAGGGACGGCAGTTCGGCATTCTCGGCGAACCGCGGGTGAACGTGCTCGAACTGAACCGGGCGCTCGACCAGGCGAAGTAAGCGCCGCAGGCGCTGTGGGCGGGGCCACTCGGCCGCGCGGCGCGGAGTCACGTGGATGGAGGGAGCCGTCGGGCCGCGCGTGCTCGTTGTCGACGACGAGGAAGCGCTTCGCCGGCTGCTCCGCGCCACCCTCGCGGCGCGCGGCTACCGGGTGTTTGAGGCCTCGTCCGGCCAGGGGGCGTTGGTCACCGCCGGCGCGGTGCACTCGGATCTCGTCATCCTGGACCTCGGGCTCCCCGACCTGGACGGCCTCGACGTGATCCGGCGCCTGCGCGAGTGGTCCAGCACGCCGATCGTGGTCCTCTCGGTCCGCGATCGGGACGACGACAAAGTCGCCGCACTGGACGCCGGGGCGGACGACTACCTCACCAAGCCGTTCAGCACGCTCGAGCTCCTCGCGCGGATGCGGGCCGCGCTGCGGCACGCAGCCCGGTCGGGGAACGAGGCGGTGATCGCGACCGGCGCCCTGACCGTCGATGTCGTGCGCCGCCGGGTCACGGTGGCGGGCCGGCAGGTCGCGCTCACCCCGGTAGGATACTCGTTGCTGAAAGCCCTCGCGCTCTCGGCGGGCAAGGTGCGCGTGCACCGGCATCTGCTCCGCGAGGTCTGGGGCCCCGCGTACGAGCACGATCTCAGTCTCCTCCGCGTCAGCGTCAGCAAACTGCGCCACAAGGTCGAGTCGGACCCCGCTCGGCCCCAGTACATCCTTACCGAAGCCGGCGTCGGGTACCGGCTGCGAGTCCCCGCGTAACGCGGCGACACCAGCTCGCCAGCGAGCTGAACGTTTTCGAGCGGAACCGGCGCTTGCCCAGGCGAGGTGAACCGTGCCGCGCGGGCAGGGCGCGGGGCACCACACGCTCGTCGTCGATCGCGCTGAAGGAGACAGTGCCATGCACGCCGTAGCCGCCACGCATGAGAGGTGGAGCGGTTTACCCGAAGCGGCGTCGTCGGTGACCCCACGCTGGCGACCCCAGAGACGGGGCGGTTGTTCTTTGACGCCGTGGTGGAACGGCTCGCGCAATTGCTGGAGGCCGTGGCAACGTGGGAGATCAGCGATCGGCTGCAGGCTCGCGCGCCGAGAGAATCCTGAGCGCGCATCTCGACCTCCCGTACGATGGCCAGGCTGGCGCGAACCGCGCGTCGGCGCGGTCGGTCGCCTTGACGGGCCCGAGCATCGCCCCGTACCATGACCGCCGTCATACGGCGGTTTCATCCGATGAACCGCACTCCGGGGACGCGTCCAAGGAGCGCCTCGCATGAAAAACGGGGCTCAATCCCGCGTCGCGCTTGAGCGGTATAGGATCCAGGCGCTCGATCGCGGGTTGGATCTGCTCGAATTGCTTCGCGATGCTCGAACCCCGTTGCGCTTGGCCGACGTGGCCCGGCGGCTTCGCATGGTGAAGAGCTCGGCCTTCCGCTTTCTCTGCACGCTGGAGAAACGGGGCTATGTCGATCGCGAGGAGCCGAGTGGCGAGTATCGACTCGGCATGGCGTGCGCCAGGTATTCGCGCTCGATGAAGGCGCAACCGTTGACGCAGATCGCCCTGCCGCAGATGCGGGTGTTGCTCGAACGGTTCGGGGAGACTGTGAACCTCGCCGTCCTGCGGGGCGGCCAAATCTTTTACGTCGAGATTCTTGAAAGCCCGCACTCGTTCCGCATGGCCGCGCAGGTGGGCACGACGGCCTTTGCCCATTCGACGGCCGTGGGCAAGGCCATCGCCGCGTTCTTGCCGAGAGCCGAAGGTGAGGCCATGGTCAGCGCATCGGGACTCCCTCGACTCACCGCGCGGACGATCACCACGCCGAGCGCGTGGCAGCGGGAGGTGCTCCGCACGCGGGCCCGCGGATTCTCCGAAGACGATGCGGAGAACGAACCGGGAGCGTGTTGTCTTGGGGCGCCGATCTTTGAGGGGGTGAACGACCGCGTCATCGCTGCCCTCAGCATCTCGGGGCCCGCCGATCGGATGCAGATCGTACGGCACCGAGCGGTGCAGGCGTTGGTGAGGTCGTGCAAGGCGATCTCTCGCGCCATGGGGCATCATGACCCCGCGATGCGACGCTCCGCGCGGGTGCGCTCTCAGTGACACGTGGTCCCCGCGGGCGCGGCCGCGCCGGGCGGGGTCCAGACGAACGCTCAGGCGAGCCCTCTTCGCCGGGAGGAGTTCAGAAACCGAAGCGGGAATCCGCAGGGTCAAACTGATCCAGGCGTTTCACTCAGTAGAACACGGCGAGAGGGTGTTGTCGCCCGCGCCGCGGACAGCGGAGCGCAAAGGAGGAGGATTCCCGATGGGTAGTTCCATGTGGACCCGAAGGAAGATGCTGCGAGACGGCGGGCTGGCCGTGCTCGGCGCCGC
The sequence above is a segment of the bacterium genome. Coding sequences within it:
- a CDS encoding creatininase family protein; this translates as MERFTRSGVVGDPTLATPETGRLFFDAVVERLAQLLEAVATWEISDRLQARAPRES
- the kdpB gene encoding potassium-transporting ATPase subunit KdpB — protein: MSVDTAHRAAHQQAMIWRVAIRDAFLRLDPRQQVRNPVMFVVEIGSVLTTILFFQALGGKGEAPAPFIGSVAIWLWFTVVFANFAEALAEGRGKAQAEALRRARRTISARRLVRPERTAPSETVPSTALRKGDVVLVQAGEAIPADGEVIEGIASVDESAVTGESAPVIRESGGDRSAVTGSTVVLSDWLLIRITANPGEGFIDRMIALIEGARRQKTPNEIALNILLVGFTILFLLVCATLYPYSVFSVGVAGRGTPVSITVLVALLVCLIPTTIGGLLSAIGIAGMDRMIKRNVIALSGRAVEAAGDVDVLLLDKTGTITLGNRQAVEFIPVEGVDARQLAETAQLASLADETPEGRSIVVLAKEQYAMRGRTVGTGTDEAPHGATFVPFTAQTRMSGVDFDGLVIRKGAAAAIVEHVQARGGRIPQELSAIVDRIARAGGTPLVVAQNESVLGVIYLKDIVKGGIKERFLQLRKMGIRTVMITGDNPLTAAAIAAEAGVDDFLAQAKPEDKLKLIRDYQTGGRLVAMTGDGTNDAPALAQADVAVAMNTGTQPAREAANMIDLDSNPTKLIEVVEIGKQLLMTRGALTTFSIANDVAKYFAIIPAAFASTYPALTALNFMRLSTPVNAISSAVIFNALIIIALIPLSLRGVKYRPASAGEILRDNLLLYGVGGVIAPFIGIKLIDVILVALGLR
- the kdpC gene encoding potassium-transporting ATPase subunit KdpC, giving the protein MRAQLLPAVMLTLMLTILTGLCYPLAITGIAQILFPHQANGSLILDNGKVVGSELIGQPFTDPSHFWSRPSATSPQAYNAASSGGSNLGPTNQALIDQVKQNVAALRQADPGNTAPVPVDLVTNSASGLDPDISVAAALYQVPRVARVHKLPVETVRALVVKYTEGRQFGILGEPRVNVLELNRALDQAK
- a CDS encoding response regulator, with translation MEGAVGPRVLVVDDEEALRRLLRATLAARGYRVFEASSGQGALVTAGAVHSDLVILDLGLPDLDGLDVIRRLREWSSTPIVVLSVRDRDDDKVAALDAGADDYLTKPFSTLELLARMRAALRHAARSGNEAVIATGALTVDVVRRRVTVAGRQVALTPVGYSLLKALALSAGKVRVHRHLLREVWGPAYEHDLSLLRVSVSKLRHKVESDPARPQYILTEAGVGYRLRVPA
- a CDS encoding IclR family transcriptional regulator encodes the protein MKNGAQSRVALERYRIQALDRGLDLLELLRDARTPLRLADVARRLRMVKSSAFRFLCTLEKRGYVDREEPSGEYRLGMACARYSRSMKAQPLTQIALPQMRVLLERFGETVNLAVLRGGQIFYVEILESPHSFRMAAQVGTTAFAHSTAVGKAIAAFLPRAEGEAMVSASGLPRLTARTITTPSAWQREVLRTRARGFSEDDAENEPGACCLGAPIFEGVNDRVIAALSISGPADRMQIVRHRAVQALVRSCKAISRAMGHHDPAMRRSARVRSQ